The Aestuariibius sp. HNIBRBA575 nucleotide sequence CATTGTTCTATCGCTTCATCAGTGAGAACTTCACCAACTACATCGAAGGTGGCGACGACAGTATCGATTATGCTGGAATGTCTGACGCTGACATCCCCGATGACGTCAAAGTCGATGCGATCAAGACCAAGGGATACTTTATCTATCCAAGTCAGCTCTTTCAAAATGTGGCCAAGACCGCGAGCAAGAACGACAGCCTGAACACCGACTTGGCAGAAGTCTTTTCGGCGATCGAGGCTTCAGCGAGTGGCTACCCGTCGGAAGACGACATCATTGGCCTCTTTGCTGACTTCGACACCACCAGCAACCGCCTTGGCAACACGGTTAAGCAGAAGAACGAACGCCTGGCGGAAGTCCTCAAGGGCGTCGAAAGCGTAACCTTGAACTTCGACGAAAACGAAGGCGACCTCTTTGGCGACGCCTATGAGTTCCTGATCTCAAACTATGCGGCCAATGCGGGCAAGTCAGGCGGCGAGTTCTTCACGCCAACCCATGTCTCCAAGCTGATCGCCAAGCTGGCCTTGCACAAGCAAACCAGCGTCAACAAAATCTATGATCCGGCGGCCGGGTCTGGATCGTTGCTGTTGCAGGCCAAGGATGAGTTCGACAAACACATCATCGAAGACGGCTTCTTCGGGCAGGAGATCAACTACACCACCTACAACCTCGCCCGCATGAACATGTTTCTGCACAACATCAACTACGACAAGTTCAACATTCAGCATGGCAACACGCTGGAAGACCCGCATTTCGGCGATGACAAGCCCTTTGATGCCATCGTGTCGAACCCACCTTATTCGGTGAAATGGAAGGGCGCGGATGATCCGACCCTGATCAACGATGAACGCTTTGCACCAGCTGGTGTGCTTGCTCCGAAATCCAAGGCGGACTTTGCTTTTGTCCTTCATGCGCTGCACTACCTGTCGGCAAAAGGGCGCGCTGCAATCGTTTGCTTCCCGGGTATCTTCTATCGTGGTGGGGCAGAGCAGAAGATCCGCAAGTATCTGGTCGACAACAACTTTGTCGAAACGGTTATCGCACTCGCGCCAAACCTGTTTTTCGGCACGACTATCGCGGTGAACATTCTCGTGCTTGCCAAGAACAAGACCGACACGGCCGTTCAGTTCATCGATGCGACGGGTGAGGAGTTCTTCCGCAAGGGCACGAACAACAACTTCATGGAAGACCAGCACATTGCCGAAATCATCAAGATGTTCGAAAGCAAAGTGAACGTGGCTCACGTGGCCGAAACCGTCCCTTACGACAAGATTGTCGAGAAAGACTACAGCCTTTCGGTCAGCGCCTATGTCGAGCCAAAGGACACCCGCGAAGTTATCGACATTACCAAGCTGAATGCTGCGCTGGAAACCACTGTCGCAAAGATCGACCAACTGCGCGCAGACATCGACGCCATCGTCGCGGAGATCGAGGCATGAGCGAACTAGGCTTCCTGGAAATGCTGCTGGATGGGGCTTCGGTGGAATGGATGCCGTTGGGCGATATCGCGCAGTATTCAAAGACGCGCATCAGTTCAGAGCACCTCGACAAGACAAATTATGTGGGCGTGGACAACCTTCTGCAGAACCGAGCGGGAAGGGTTGATTCAAGCTATGTGCCCACTTCTGGCAATCTGACGGAGTATCGGGCGAGCGACATTCTAATCGGGAATATTCGTCCCTACCTTAGGAAGATCTGGCTTGCCGACCGAACAGGCGGAACCAACGGTGACGTTCTGGTCATCCATCCAACAGACGACGTTGTGAATCCGCGTTACCTGTATCAGGTCCTCACAGATGAAAAATTCTTTGAGTTCAATATTCAGCACTCCAAAGGGGCAAAGATGCCTCGCGGCAGCAAACCAGAAATCATTCGATACCCGGTGCCGGTTCCATGCCCAGACGATCCAAAGAAGTCGCGTGACATCCAATCTGAGATCGTTCGGATTTTGGAGAGCTTCACCGAGCTGACAGCCGAGCTGACAGCCGAGCTGACAGCCGAGCTTAAGGCCCGCAGCAAACAATACAACTACTACCGCGATCAATTGCTAAGCTTTGAGGGTTGTGACGTCGACTGGAAACCACTTGATGAAATTGGTGAATTTATTCGTGGGAAGCGTTTTACAAAGGCCGACTATGTCGATGACGGCGTCGATGTCATTCACTATGGAGAGATCTATACTCGTTATGGGGTTTACGCCTCACAAGTGTTTTCTCAAGTCAGCAAGGATCTGGCCGAATCGCTTAAATATGCAGAGCCGGGCGACGTTATTTTGACGGACGTCGGTGAGACAGTAGACGAGGTGGGTAAAGCTGTTGCATGGCTTGGAGACTCAAAGGTCGCGATCCATGATCACTGCTATGCTTTTCGGCACAAATTGAATCCCAAGTATGTAGCTTATTGCATGCAAGCTTCGTCATTTATCACCAAAAAGTCGAAATATGTGGCCCGAACTAAGGTAAACACATTGCTTATAAAGGCGTTTGGAAAGGCGGAGATTCCGGTACCTTGTCCTGACGACTCTGAAAAGTCCCTTGAAGAGCAGGCCCGCATCGTTGCCATCCTCGACAAGTTTGACACGCTGACCACATCGCTCAGCGAGGGCCTGCCGCGTGAAATCAAGTTGCGTCAGCAGCAGTATGAATACTACCGCGACCTGCTCTTGAGCTTCCCCAAATCCGAGGAGGCTGCGTAAATGAGCCAGACCCTCGAAGAGATCGCAAGGCAGCTGCGGGATGCCAACAAAAAGGTACAGTTAATCTACGCATTCAATGGCACCGGCAAAACCCGCCTGTCCCGGGCAATGAAGGAGCTCATTGCCCCGAAACCCGAAGAAGGGGAGGAAGGCGCGCTCTCCCGCGAAAAAATACTGTACTACAATGCTTTCACTGAGGACCTGTTCTATTGGGACAATGACCTTGAGTCTGACACGATACCAAGGCTAAGGGTCCAGCCGAACAGCTTTACGGACTGGATTTTGGTGGACCAGGGGAAAGGTGTGGACATCGTCAACAACTTTCAGAAGTACGCAACAGACAAGGTCACTCCAGCATTCAACGCAGTATATCAGGTAACTGACAAAGACGGCAAAAAGATTGATGTGCCTGCAAACTCAGAAGTGACTTTCCGAGTGAATCCGACCAATCTTGTCACAGAAGAAGGAGAGCTGATCGTCGCCGAGGATGGCAATCCGATTGTCACCGAACAATATGACGTTGTGAAAATCTCTAAGGGCGAAGAGAGCAATTTCGTCTGGAGCATCTTCTTCACGTTGCTCGAGGAAGTGGTTTCAGTTCTGAACATTGCCGAGGTCGGCGATCGACCAACAGATCAGTTCAATGGGCTGCAGTACGTTTTTGTTGATGACCCAGTCAGCTCTCTTGATGAAAACCACTTGATCGAATTGGCGGTGAACCTGGCGAACCTGATCCAAGCTGCGCCGCAGCAACTGAAATTCGTCATCACAACCCATAGCCCTCTGTTCTACAACGTTTTGCACAACGAGCTTGATCTAAAGAAGCAGGGCAAGAAGGAAGGGTGCTATCTGCTTGAACGGTTGGAAGATGGGACCTTCAATCTGAACGTCAAATACGGCGATGCGAACAAGAGTTTTTCCTATCATTTGCATTTGAAGAAAGTGTTGGAGGAGGCGATCGCCGGCAACACTGTCGAGCGATACCATTTTACGCTGCTTCGGAACCTTTATGAGAAAACGGCTGGGTTCCTGGGCTATGCAAGGTGGAGTGATCTGCTCGACACGGTGGAAGGCAGCAAAGATGCCTACGTGCGGGCAATCAACACTTTCACCCATTCGGCGCTTTCGAATGAACAGGTCAGGGATCCTTCGCCCGCCGAGAAAAACACTGTGAAGCTCTTATTGGATAACTTGGTGAAGAATTACGCCTATTGGCGACAGGATGAGCAAAATGGGTGAGCAGACGAAAACCATCGCGGAAACGAAGAATTTCATCGTCCTCGACAAGTACAACAAGGAATGGGACGCCGCAGATCGGTATCA carries:
- a CDS encoding type I restriction-modification system subunit M, translated to MTGQQQAEALRREIWQIANRVRGAVDGWDFKQFVLGALFYRFISENFTNYIEGGDDSIDYAGMSDADIPDDVKVDAIKTKGYFIYPSQLFQNVAKTASKNDSLNTDLAEVFSAIEASASGYPSEDDIIGLFADFDTTSNRLGNTVKQKNERLAEVLKGVESVTLNFDENEGDLFGDAYEFLISNYAANAGKSGGEFFTPTHVSKLIAKLALHKQTSVNKIYDPAAGSGSLLLQAKDEFDKHIIEDGFFGQEINYTTYNLARMNMFLHNINYDKFNIQHGNTLEDPHFGDDKPFDAIVSNPPYSVKWKGADDPTLINDERFAPAGVLAPKSKADFAFVLHALHYLSAKGRAAIVCFPGIFYRGGAEQKIRKYLVDNNFVETVIALAPNLFFGTTIAVNILVLAKNKTDTAVQFIDATGEEFFRKGTNNNFMEDQHIAEIIKMFESKVNVAHVAETVPYDKIVEKDYSLSVSAYVEPKDTREVIDITKLNAALETTVAKIDQLRADIDAIVAEIEA
- a CDS encoding restriction endonuclease subunit S; this encodes MSELGFLEMLLDGASVEWMPLGDIAQYSKTRISSEHLDKTNYVGVDNLLQNRAGRVDSSYVPTSGNLTEYRASDILIGNIRPYLRKIWLADRTGGTNGDVLVIHPTDDVVNPRYLYQVLTDEKFFEFNIQHSKGAKMPRGSKPEIIRYPVPVPCPDDPKKSRDIQSEIVRILESFTELTAELTAELTAELKARSKQYNYYRDQLLSFEGCDVDWKPLDEIGEFIRGKRFTKADYVDDGVDVIHYGEIYTRYGVYASQVFSQVSKDLAESLKYAEPGDVILTDVGETVDEVGKAVAWLGDSKVAIHDHCYAFRHKLNPKYVAYCMQASSFITKKSKYVARTKVNTLLIKAFGKAEIPVPCPDDSEKSLEEQARIVAILDKFDTLTTSLSEGLPREIKLRQQQYEYYRDLLLSFPKSEEAA
- a CDS encoding AAA family ATPase encodes the protein MSQTLEEIARQLRDANKKVQLIYAFNGTGKTRLSRAMKELIAPKPEEGEEGALSREKILYYNAFTEDLFYWDNDLESDTIPRLRVQPNSFTDWILVDQGKGVDIVNNFQKYATDKVTPAFNAVYQVTDKDGKKIDVPANSEVTFRVNPTNLVTEEGELIVAEDGNPIVTEQYDVVKISKGEESNFVWSIFFTLLEEVVSVLNIAEVGDRPTDQFNGLQYVFVDDPVSSLDENHLIELAVNLANLIQAAPQQLKFVITTHSPLFYNVLHNELDLKKQGKKEGCYLLERLEDGTFNLNVKYGDANKSFSYHLHLKKVLEEAIAGNTVERYHFTLLRNLYEKTAGFLGYARWSDLLDTVEGSKDAYVRAINTFTHSALSNEQVRDPSPAEKNTVKLLLDNLVKNYAYWRQDEQNG